Genomic DNA from Aminobacterium mobile DSM 12262:
GGTGATAGAGATGGAGGACTTTTGGTCCTTGTGTCTTCAAAATGGCTTTTCTGTGGCGGTAGCAGCCTATCTGCTTGTACGTATGGAGAAAAGGCTTGACGAACTCACGGAAGCCATCCGGCGCCTCGAAAGCGCTATCACACATATTGGAGGAGGCATGAACAGTGAAACAGCTTCTTAATGATTTCCAGCTTACACCCCACTTTAACTTGCGGGAATTTCAATGTCGTT
This window encodes:
- a CDS encoding YvrJ family protein, producing MEDFWSLCLQNGFSVAVAAYLLVRMEKRLDELTEAIRRLESAITHIGGGMNSETAS